The following nucleotide sequence is from Clostridia bacterium.
GTACGCTCGCAAACATCAGCACACATGCCATTGCGCCAGCGATTGCGCCGGCAGAAATCTTGCGCATTACTTTGTCCTCCCGCAGCTTTGTCTCCGAATGCTATTCGCCGCCAAAGACAAGCACAAGTGACTGAGGGACATCGGCCTTGTAGCCTTATCCAGGAGCGCTGTCCACTACTTGTCAATGAATACGAAATAGGAAGATTGCCAGAGCCTGGAGGGGATGCTGCCGCGCTGCCGAGCCGTTAGGACGACATTGTAATCGTCTGTAACATCGAGCGTTTCCAGCACCGACGTGCCCTCGCACTCCTTCACCAGCGCCAGGTAAGCAAGGAACTGGTAGACGTCGTGACCTCCGTCATAACCTGCGGCGGCAAAGCTCAACTCCGTGTGTTCGTCGGCGAAGTGCCATCCCAGAGATGCCGCAAGTGCGACTGCGTTCTCATACGCGGCCTGGCTGACCACGCCCGGCGCAGGATTGTCGAAGACAATACGCAACTTGCGCTCGTCCTCGCGCGTAAACTCGCGCACCTTCAGCGAGCCTGATTTGGCGGTGGATTTCCAATCGACGTGGCGAGCGGAGTCCTCAGGGCCGTACTCGCGTATGCGGTAGAGGTCGTATCCGCGTCCCCGCACGTAGCTCTCAAACTCGCCGGTTATCATCGGCAGTACTTCGAATAGCTCATCCGTCGGCTCCACCGGCGGATAGACAACGATCTCGCGATTCAGCGGCACTCGGCGCGTCTTCACCAGGAATGAGAATGGGAATCGCGTGGCAAGGCCGAAGCTGTTCTGGACGTAACGTCCGCGACGGTCGAAGCGCAGCTCGAGATCTGCGCGCCCAGCATCGCCCGGCGCGATGTATGGGAAGTAAACACGCTCGCGGAAAATCGCTTCGCCGGGTGCAGCTTGGTCTTTGCGCTCGAACCAGATGTCAGGCCAGCGCACCCAAGGCTTCCGTCCGGTCTTCTCTGATGGGAATACGAAAACGGTATGGCGGGTTCCCCAGCGCTTGCCGGTCTTCTTCTGGCGTGGTGGCACGACGCTGACCGATAAGGCGGGAAGCAAGCGGCGCAGGTTTCGCAACACAAGGCGCGCGCTGACCGCGGTTCCAGCAAAGACGTGTGCCG
It contains:
- a CDS encoding DUF58 domain-containing protein, whose product is MSAWLKSVLSKVLSSVEYEAWVRFLVAIVGLALALAAAVLSTVASESGNVLATGILASAALLLAAVVGLTTVPYLARRVVVAGMRDAFDFDVTREGVAYIVLTLVIGVAALNTGNNLLFLVVAAMLAAVLVGGVSSALVLRGLLLEVNIPAHVFAGTAVSARLVLRNLRRLLPALSVSVVPPRQKKTGKRWGTRHTVFVFPSEKTGRKPWVRWPDIWFERKDQAAPGEAIFRERVYFPYIAPGDAGRADLELRFDRRGRYVQNSFGLATRFPFSFLVKTRRVPLNREIVVYPPVEPTDELFEVLPMITGEFESYVRGRGYDLYRIREYGPEDSARHVDWKSTAKSGSLKVREFTREDERKLRIVFDNPAPGVVSQAAYENAVALAASLGWHFADEHTELSFAAAGYDGGHDVYQFLAYLALVKECEGTSVLETLDVTDDYNVVLTARQRGSIPSRLWQSSYFVFIDK